In Bacteroidota bacterium, the following are encoded in one genomic region:
- a CDS encoding T9SS type A sorting domain-containing protein, with translation MGNAIFDGGRYGALVFQPGSVEFNAVTFRNNMEGLRVLSAAGTEVANSLFEDNGTGIRTGTPTTSDISVLCRKCRSGLDVLDTEIRDNTGTGMHLTFANVGVLGTQIRDNGGYGVYASNTALDDFTNNQVVGNGYSWDVSGTHIVAGGDLFLSRAVPNDRGENRIASNAMREVFIGGGGFAFLGSAATNSGFNAVFDASGTLLSNSSGTPISAENVYWGYPSGPPPGAVLTSDLQSAPVSVSSPLACDPVQPFDPDDPSPCSANSRQRPTGSEAAQDGSAQRRASARLRSRVRALLATLADGAKPDEAVQLVYELGSYHRLDRAGVRAEHPATLRLLQALARASNGARRADAKVEASAKTDGEERTLADAALEVLVVDALTDERYDEAADEIARGRPGVVSPPVARVLDVAEAALWAREGLFADAAARVDEVAATEPDAEAAHGLMRLAEHYAMRAQEDAESSSGGARLADQPLRTVRSASSPTGPALSVYPNPTGSRATVSLSVGAATVARVVVYDVLGRAVARLHDGAATARLRLTLDTAALPAGVYVVHAEAGDTVLTRRLTVVR, from the coding sequence GTGGGCAATGCGATCTTCGATGGGGGCCGCTATGGAGCGCTGGTGTTTCAGCCGGGGAGCGTGGAGTTCAATGCCGTGACGTTCCGCAACAACATGGAGGGTCTGCGCGTGCTCTCGGCCGCTGGCACGGAGGTGGCGAACAGCCTCTTCGAGGACAACGGCACCGGCATCCGTACCGGCACGCCTACTACGTCGGACATCAGCGTGCTCTGCCGCAAGTGCCGCTCGGGCCTGGATGTGCTCGATACTGAGATCCGCGACAACACGGGCACGGGAATGCACCTCACCTTCGCCAACGTGGGTGTTCTGGGCACACAAATCCGCGACAACGGCGGGTACGGCGTCTATGCCTCGAATACGGCCCTGGACGACTTCACGAACAATCAGGTCGTTGGCAATGGCTACAGCTGGGATGTCTCAGGGACTCACATCGTCGCCGGGGGCGATCTCTTCCTCAGCCGCGCTGTCCCAAATGATCGAGGTGAGAACCGCATCGCCTCTAATGCTATGCGCGAGGTGTTCATCGGCGGTGGCGGCTTTGCCTTTCTGGGTAGTGCCGCTACGAACTCAGGGTTTAACGCGGTCTTCGATGCTTCAGGAACGCTCCTCTCCAATTCGTCCGGCACACCCATCAGTGCGGAGAATGTCTATTGGGGCTATCCGAGTGGGCCACCCCCTGGAGCCGTCCTGACGAGTGACCTTCAGAGCGCGCCCGTCTCGGTGTCGTCGCCGCTCGCTTGCGACCCGGTTCAACCGTTCGATCCGGACGATCCGAGCCCGTGCAGCGCTAATTCGAGACAGCGACCGACCGGCTCTGAAGCGGCACAGGACGGCTCTGCTCAACGCCGTGCCTCTGCGCGTCTACGTAGCCGTGTCCGTGCGCTCCTGGCGACGCTTGCGGACGGCGCGAAGCCCGATGAGGCGGTCCAACTGGTCTACGAACTGGGGAGCTACCACCGCCTCGACCGGGCGGGGGTGCGAGCGGAGCACCCAGCCACACTGCGCCTGCTGCAGGCCCTCGCGCGTGCTAGCAACGGAGCAAGACGAGCCGATGCCAAGGTCGAGGCTAGCGCGAAGACCGATGGCGAGGAGCGTACGCTCGCCGACGCGGCGCTCGAAGTGCTCGTAGTGGACGCGCTCACTGACGAACGCTACGACGAGGCGGCGGATGAGATTGCACGGGGACGACCGGGCGTGGTCTCGCCGCCGGTAGCGCGCGTGCTCGACGTGGCCGAGGCCGCCCTGTGGGCACGGGAGGGACTATTCGCCGACGCGGCCGCTCGTGTGGATGAGGTGGCTGCCACAGAGCCGGATGCCGAAGCCGCGCATGGGCTGATGCGGCTCGCCGAGCACTACGCCATGCGGGCCCAAGAAGACGCGGAGTCGTCAAGTGGGGGAGCCCGTCTGGCAGACCAGCCCCTACGCACAGTGAGATCGGCTTCTTCGCCTACCGGACCTGCTCTCTCGGTGTATCCGAACCCGACGGGTAGTCGAGCGACGGTGTCACTGAGCGTCGGCGCGGCGACCGTGGCGCGCGTGGTGGTCTACGACGTGCTCGGGCGCGCGGTGGCCCGGCTGCACGACGGCGCGGCGACGGCGCGGCTGCGGCTCACGCTCGACACGGCGGCGTTGCCCGCGGGTGTCTACGTGGTGCACGCCGAGGCGGGCGACACCGTACTCACACGCCGTCTCACCGTCGTCCGCTAG
- a CDS encoding beta-ketoacyl-ACP synthase III, with amino-acid sequence MTRYHANLVGWGMSVPDNVLTNDDLAQMVDTSDEWIRSRSGIVERHIVEEGETTKTMSVDASRKALDRAGLTAQDLDLILIATSSPDEFIPPVSSRIQHELGAQCGAMTLIVGCTGFLYGLVTASQFIATGAAKNVLVVGVETISRNLDWSDRTTCVLFGDGAGAVVLQATETPCGVQSHLLGSDGSGADHLIAPGVGARTTMTTGMIERGEHFLRMNGREVFKFATGKMVESLAQVMGEAGVSADDIDLFIPHQANRRIIEYAAQQAGFPMDKVYINLDRYGNTSAASVPLALNEALDQGLAGPGDTLALVAFGSGLTWGATIFELGSMQSEENLAAMERETVAA; translated from the coding sequence ATGACGCGCTACCACGCCAACCTCGTCGGCTGGGGCATGAGTGTCCCCGACAACGTCCTCACCAACGACGACCTCGCCCAGATGGTGGACACGTCCGACGAGTGGATCCGTTCGCGCTCGGGCATCGTCGAGCGGCACATCGTCGAGGAGGGCGAGACGACGAAGACGATGTCTGTGGATGCGTCGAGAAAGGCGCTCGACCGCGCCGGGCTGACGGCGCAGGACCTCGACCTGATCCTGATCGCCACGTCCAGCCCGGACGAGTTCATCCCGCCGGTGTCGAGCCGCATCCAGCACGAGCTGGGCGCGCAGTGCGGCGCGATGACGCTCATCGTCGGCTGCACGGGCTTCCTCTACGGCCTCGTGACGGCAAGCCAGTTCATCGCCACGGGCGCGGCCAAGAACGTGCTTGTGGTCGGCGTGGAGACGATCTCGCGCAACCTTGACTGGTCAGACCGGACGACCTGCGTGCTCTTCGGCGACGGGGCGGGCGCGGTCGTGCTGCAGGCCACCGAGACGCCGTGCGGCGTGCAGAGCCACCTGCTCGGCTCGGACGGCTCTGGGGCGGACCACCTCATCGCCCCGGGCGTCGGCGCGCGCACCACGATGACGACCGGCATGATCGAACGCGGCGAGCACTTCCTGCGTATGAACGGCCGCGAGGTCTTCAAATTCGCCACCGGCAAGATGGTCGAGTCGCTCGCGCAGGTCATGGGCGAGGCGGGCGTGAGCGCCGACGACATCGACCTGTTCATCCCGCACCAAGCCAACCGGCGCATCATCGAGTACGCGGCGCAGCAGGCGGGCTTCCCGATGGACAAGGTCTACATCAACCTCGACCGCTACGGCAACACGTCGGCCGCGTCGGTGCCGCTCGCGCTCAACGAGGCGCTCGATCAGGGGCTGGCCGGGCCGGGCGACACGCTTGCGCTGGTCGCGTTCGGCTCGGGCCTGACGTGGGGCGCGACGATCTTCGAGCTTGGTTCGATGCAGTCGGAGGAAAACCTGGCTGCGATGGAGCGCGAGACGGTCGCGGCCTAG
- a CDS encoding S8 family serine peptidase codes for MFTQRIPTPHPARLLLGVALLLAFVLVSGCDTGLPDIEAESISPAIPADSKLRHGHLLERATYAAPRVAAEIRSRKGSAAPTANSSTGEDELGDGEYVGLIIGLDTYKVLSRYGEMDPYKVISRYTDPDTYKVLSRYGEMDPYKVISRYEYDNVFDGLSVWVSEEIVAQLIIDLSLNDEIEWIEPDIEVQLHPFGIREVSATGTESVSWGTLVSGESDAPHNKVDLFVMDTGISTDDVKLESAYDFTSNTDGSAPDIDGHGTHIAGIAAGLANQRGIRGVAPGAHVHALRVLTGQETDDGGPVDLSKAIAAVEHVVSYKLQKPGRPVVLNMSLGAEVGTSEYNALDEAVVAAIENDVTVVIAAGNAGIDASTVTPAHVHEAIVVGAYDQANQFASFSNYGATVDILAPGVDIMSLDHDSDDLVLMSGTSMAAPFVAGAAAAFLAENKNATPAQVEALLVESARSGIAGVPSGTTDRALDVLALTNDHDLLWLTRYALASGGDIAIENEIKVTSITGGNANIYTSGQLSIAAGTQARIDGFGYYAGSFSGDASVFRPRYNPTDLPVVMQQDPLELPSFQAQNYQHVASQQSSGTVRISGEQIQLGTAEAPVVWYVEGDLVLEDASITGYGVILVGDDLFVEQGSAIESASDTHATIAIYAQDDVRIRGHFDAHAFAQDQLSVDNEVRVVGGLAALGQVSLRADASITYAPLAQELLQALRRGQ; via the coding sequence ATGTTCACCCAGCGGATTCCTACTCCACACCCGGCACGCCTGCTCCTAGGCGTTGCCCTTCTCCTCGCATTCGTACTCGTCTCTGGCTGCGACACCGGCCTGCCTGACATCGAGGCCGAGTCGATCTCGCCGGCCATCCCGGCCGACTCCAAGCTCCGCCACGGGCACCTCCTCGAACGGGCAACCTACGCGGCCCCGCGCGTCGCGGCCGAGATCCGCTCCCGCAAGGGCTCCGCGGCCCCGACGGCCAACTCGAGCACCGGCGAAGACGAGCTCGGCGACGGCGAGTACGTCGGCCTCATCATCGGCCTCGACACCTACAAGGTGCTCTCCCGCTACGGCGAGATGGACCCCTACAAGGTCATCTCCCGCTACACCGACCCCGACACCTACAAGGTGCTCTCCCGCTACGGCGAGATGGATCCCTACAAGGTCATCTCCCGCTACGAGTACGACAACGTCTTCGACGGCCTCTCCGTGTGGGTGAGCGAGGAGATCGTCGCCCAGCTCATCATCGACCTGTCGCTCAACGACGAGATCGAGTGGATCGAGCCCGACATCGAAGTGCAGCTCCACCCGTTCGGCATCCGTGAGGTGTCGGCCACCGGCACCGAGTCGGTGTCGTGGGGCACGCTCGTCTCCGGCGAGAGCGATGCGCCGCACAACAAGGTGGACCTCTTCGTGATGGACACCGGCATCTCCACGGACGATGTCAAGCTGGAGAGCGCCTACGACTTCACCTCGAACACCGACGGCTCTGCGCCTGACATCGACGGCCACGGTACCCACATCGCGGGCATCGCAGCGGGCCTTGCCAACCAGCGTGGCATCCGGGGCGTGGCACCGGGCGCCCACGTCCACGCGCTGCGCGTCCTCACGGGCCAGGAGACCGACGACGGCGGGCCGGTGGACCTCTCGAAGGCCATCGCGGCCGTCGAGCACGTGGTGAGCTACAAGCTGCAGAAGCCCGGCCGCCCCGTCGTGCTTAACATGTCGCTCGGCGCCGAGGTCGGCACGTCGGAGTACAACGCGCTCGACGAGGCCGTAGTCGCGGCCATCGAGAACGACGTCACGGTCGTGATCGCGGCGGGCAACGCGGGCATCGACGCCTCGACGGTGACGCCGGCGCACGTCCACGAAGCCATCGTGGTCGGGGCCTACGATCAAGCGAACCAGTTCGCCTCGTTCTCCAACTATGGCGCGACGGTCGACATCCTGGCGCCGGGCGTGGACATCATGTCGCTCGACCACGACTCGGACGACCTCGTGCTGATGAGCGGTACGTCGATGGCGGCGCCGTTCGTGGCGGGGGCCGCGGCTGCGTTCCTGGCCGAGAACAAGAACGCGACGCCCGCGCAGGTGGAAGCCCTGCTCGTGGAGTCGGCGCGGTCGGGGATCGCCGGGGTGCCGAGCGGGACGACGGACCGCGCGCTCGACGTGCTCGCCCTCACCAACGACCACGACCTGCTCTGGCTGACGCGCTACGCCCTCGCGTCGGGCGGTGACATCGCCATCGAGAACGAGATCAAGGTCACCTCGATCACCGGCGGCAACGCCAACATCTACACGTCGGGTCAGCTCAGCATCGCGGCTGGCACCCAAGCCCGCATCGATGGGTTCGGCTACTACGCTGGCTCCTTCAGCGGCGACGCCAGCGTGTTCCGTCCGCGCTACAACCCGACCGACCTCCCGGTCGTGATGCAGCAGGATCCCCTGGAGCTCCCCTCGTTCCAGGCCCAGAACTACCAGCACGTGGCCTCGCAGCAGTCCAGCGGGACGGTCCGCATCAGCGGAGAGCAGATCCAGCTGGGCACCGCCGAGGCGCCTGTGGTCTGGTACGTCGAGGGCGACCTGGTGCTCGAAGACGCCAGCATCACGGGCTACGGCGTGATCTTGGTCGGTGACGACCTGTTCGTGGAGCAGGGCTCGGCGATCGAGTCGGCCTCGGACACGCACGCGACCATCGCGATCTATGCCCAGGACGATGTCCGGATCCGCGGCCACTTCGACGCGCACGCCTTCGCGCAGGACCAGCTGTCGGTCGACAACGAGGTGCGCGTCGTCGGTGGGCTGGCCGCGCTCGGCCAGGTCTCGCTGCGCGCCGACGCGTCCATCACGTACGCGCCGCTGGCCCAGGAGCTGCTCCAAGCCCTGCGTCGCGGTCAGTGA
- a CDS encoding amidohydrolase family protein yields the protein MRLFALLPLCALLVAPSAFAQNGRAASGTFFLADCRIETVAAGTIETGGVLLRDGRIEAVGTDATAPSDATVIPCDGGTVYPGMIDSGTRLGLLEVGSLDETRDFREVGEVTPQMQALTAVNPNSVLIPEARLGGVTTVLTVPDGGTMPGTAALIHLHGYTPAQMDAGFRAVVLDYPSSARRGSFDRRDQSEIDKAFDKALETVNETWDSAELYARIDSAYAATPDPERAPAYQPEMAALLPVVRGEVPLLITVNAARDIQHALGWVEERGVRAVLSGVAEGWRVADEIADAGIPVLAGPVLSLPTRDSDRYDKPYQNAALLHQAGVQVALRTGEVENVRNLAFNAGFAAAYGREIGFGPAEALRAVTLTPAEIFGIADGVGSIEVGKRGTLFVATGDPFETATQITHVFIDGYQVPMESRQTELYDEFLQRSPGLAK from the coding sequence ATGCGCCTCTTCGCCCTGCTTCCCCTCTGCGCCCTCCTGGTTGCCCCCTCCGCCTTCGCCCAGAACGGGCGGGCAGCTTCGGGCACCTTCTTCCTCGCCGATTGCCGCATCGAGACGGTTGCCGCAGGGACCATCGAGACTGGTGGCGTGCTGCTCCGCGACGGACGCATCGAGGCGGTTGGGACCGATGCCACCGCGCCGAGCGACGCTACCGTAATCCCGTGCGACGGCGGGACGGTCTACCCGGGGATGATCGACAGCGGCACGCGGCTCGGGCTGCTCGAAGTCGGCTCGCTGGACGAGACGCGCGACTTCCGCGAGGTCGGTGAAGTGACGCCCCAGATGCAGGCGCTCACGGCCGTCAACCCCAACTCGGTGCTCATCCCCGAGGCGCGCCTCGGCGGCGTCACGACGGTGCTCACCGTCCCCGATGGCGGCACGATGCCCGGCACGGCAGCGCTGATTCACCTCCACGGCTACACCCCCGCGCAGATGGACGCGGGCTTTCGCGCGGTCGTGCTCGACTATCCCTCGTCGGCCCGGCGCGGCTCCTTCGACCGCCGCGACCAGTCCGAGATCGACAAGGCGTTCGACAAGGCCCTGGAGACGGTCAACGAGACGTGGGACAGCGCCGAACTCTACGCCCGCATCGACTCCGCGTACGCGGCCACTCCTGACCCCGAGCGTGCTCCGGCCTACCAGCCTGAGATGGCGGCGCTGCTGCCCGTCGTGCGTGGCGAGGTGCCGCTGCTCATCACCGTGAACGCCGCGCGGGACATCCAACATGCGCTCGGCTGGGTCGAGGAGCGCGGCGTGCGCGCCGTCCTCTCCGGCGTCGCCGAGGGCTGGCGCGTGGCCGACGAGATCGCCGACGCGGGGATTCCTGTGCTCGCCGGGCCCGTCTTGAGCCTCCCCACGCGCGACAGCGACCGCTACGACAAGCCCTACCAGAACGCGGCGCTGCTCCACCAGGCGGGCGTGCAGGTCGCGCTGCGCACCGGCGAGGTTGAGAACGTGCGCAATCTGGCGTTCAATGCAGGCTTCGCCGCCGCCTACGGACGCGAGATCGGCTTCGGCCCCGCGGAGGCGCTCCGCGCGGTCACGCTGACGCCCGCTGAGATCTTCGGCATTGCGGACGGGGTCGGCTCCATCGAGGTCGGCAAGCGCGGGACGCTCTTTGTGGCGACCGGCGACCCGTTCGAGACGGCGACCCAGATCACGCACGTCTTCATCGACGGCTACCAGGTGCCGATGGAAAGCCGCCAGACCGAGCTCTACGACGAGTTCCTCCAGCGCTCGCCCGGCCTGGCGAAGTAG
- a CDS encoding DNA-3-methyladenine glycosylase I, which translates to MTYCEAAPGHPFHGPYHDHEYGVPSRDDRVLFERLVLEINQAGLSWLTILKKREGFRRAYSGFNIDAVAAYGEDDRARLLADAGIVRNKLKVNAAIENARTLQRLRAEHGSFADWLDHHHPLPKAEWVKLFKRTFKFTGGEITGEFLMSLGYLPGAHTPACPVYAEVAALDPPWMQAERAA; encoded by the coding sequence ATGACCTACTGCGAGGCCGCGCCCGGCCACCCGTTCCACGGCCCCTACCACGACCACGAGTACGGCGTCCCGAGCCGCGACGACCGCGTGCTCTTCGAGCGGCTCGTCCTCGAAATCAACCAGGCAGGCCTCTCGTGGCTCACCATCCTCAAGAAGCGCGAGGGCTTCCGCCGCGCCTACAGCGGCTTCAACATCGACGCGGTGGCCGCCTACGGCGAGGACGACCGCGCCCGCCTGCTCGCCGACGCGGGCATCGTCCGCAACAAGCTCAAGGTCAACGCCGCCATCGAGAACGCGCGGACGCTCCAGCGCCTCCGCGCCGAGCACGGCTCGTTTGCCGACTGGCTCGACCACCACCACCCGCTACCCAAGGCCGAGTGGGTCAAGCTCTTCAAGCGCACGTTCAAGTTCACCGGCGGCGAGATCACGGGCGAGTTCCTCATGAGCCTCGGCTACCTCCCCGGCGCGCACACGCCCGCCTGCCCCGTCTACGCCGAGGTCGCTGCGCTGGACCCACCGTGGATGCAGGCCGAGCGCGCCGCCTGA
- a CDS encoding two-component regulator propeller domain-containing protein: MCLLWSTDVLAQRITPSISQYIQQTWTLEDGLPQSSVTALHQTRDGYLWIGTQEGVARFDGIDFHTYNAANSALALNAVTSLQETRDGSLWIGTMGGGLTRVQADSMVTYDRNDGLPGDRISALVEDADGRLVAGTYEAGLARWMGDRFEPLLPDDLPLNIVDLALDGNGGLWVASRDQGLFHVRGSLATRISSIPESVALRDIEVGANNVVWVATVESGLYQLAYAGSTTRLLAHFPPGAPMPDEGIRTLLEAPSGDLWMGSGQEGLFRFDGQRSDTYYSADGLAFDNISALLFDREGTLWVGTDGGGLVQFRVGKFITFTEQEGLGANPVWSITEDRDGGIWMGTEGGGLTRYINGDLTTYTTANGLASDLIIAVLGTQDGSVWVGTYGEGLQRFSQGRFRTYGPESGFNARSVFALYEDREGVLWIGTQEGVYRFVDDQFTLISTEQGLSNNLITIVSEDKAGRTLVGTYEGGVNVLEDGAVVEQITVEQGLESNTVLSLYAEEHALWIGTQGGGLARYDGEVRTITARDGLYSDAIFALLPDASGQLWMTSNTGLARVALDTLHAVADGMLAKFEMSTYDKTDGLRSPEFNGGVQPAGIRDGQGRLWLPSIAGAVVFNPDSLRYNEQAPPVHIEHFLVDDTEIKQTSLIKVASRSQRFEFDFAAATFIAPGAVRYRYQLEGLDADWIDAEDRRNAFYTNLEPGSYTFRVIASNSDGVWNEEGDALSFYLAPRYFQTWWFRLLLAFAIVGLIFGSSALRVRTLKARHDALERMVTSRTAELTDANEALAEASETKSQLMRLVAHDLKNPLGGVREFAKVLRSELSSGSAPDITSHSEILEMIESTADHALEMVTQFLDVEALESGQLDFAPTSVDLVRISQASLDRFLSQATRKGQRLHAPGSSVPLYVRADPNWLPVVLDNLVSNAVKYTPPERDIWVSISKSEDTGVLRVRDEGPGLSESDQAKLFGKFQKLTAQPTGGESSTGLGLSIVKMVVEGHGGQIRAESELGHGTTFIVEFPLADPPEDAASTYELPEEDLRRANWVAAMPQRKASSVEAGAAVAEADELADESDTRTGTSSETAEMPQFVSFDSLI; the protein is encoded by the coding sequence GTGTGCCTGCTCTGGAGCACCGATGTGCTCGCGCAGCGCATTACGCCGTCGATCTCGCAGTACATCCAGCAGACGTGGACGCTTGAGGACGGCCTGCCGCAGTCGAGCGTCACGGCGCTGCACCAGACGCGCGACGGCTACCTCTGGATCGGCACCCAGGAAGGTGTCGCCCGGTTCGACGGCATCGACTTCCACACGTACAACGCGGCGAACAGTGCCCTCGCGCTCAACGCGGTCACGTCGCTGCAAGAGACGCGCGACGGCTCGCTCTGGATCGGCACGATGGGCGGCGGCCTCACCCGCGTGCAAGCCGACTCCATGGTCACCTACGACCGCAACGACGGCCTGCCTGGAGACCGGATCAGCGCCCTCGTGGAGGACGCCGACGGGCGGCTCGTCGCCGGCACCTACGAGGCCGGGCTAGCGAGGTGGATGGGCGACCGCTTCGAGCCGCTCCTTCCCGACGACCTCCCCCTCAACATCGTCGACCTCGCCCTTGACGGCAACGGAGGCCTGTGGGTCGCGTCGCGGGATCAAGGCCTCTTCCACGTGCGGGGGTCACTCGCCACCCGCATCAGCTCTATCCCCGAGAGCGTCGCTCTCCGAGACATTGAGGTCGGAGCCAACAACGTCGTGTGGGTCGCCACCGTCGAGAGCGGCCTCTACCAGCTTGCCTATGCCGGCAGCACGACCCGCCTCCTCGCGCACTTCCCCCCCGGCGCCCCCATGCCCGACGAGGGGATCCGGACTCTCCTCGAAGCCCCCTCGGGCGACCTCTGGATGGGAAGCGGACAGGAAGGCCTCTTCCGGTTCGACGGCCAGCGCAGCGACACCTATTACTCCGCTGACGGCCTCGCCTTCGACAACATCAGCGCCCTCCTCTTCGACCGCGAAGGCACGCTGTGGGTTGGGACCGACGGGGGCGGGCTCGTCCAGTTCCGAGTCGGCAAGTTCATCACGTTCACCGAGCAGGAAGGGCTGGGTGCCAACCCGGTGTGGAGCATCACCGAGGACCGCGACGGCGGCATCTGGATGGGGACCGAGGGCGGTGGTCTCACCCGCTACATCAACGGCGACCTGACCACCTACACGACGGCGAACGGCCTCGCCTCGGACCTGATCATCGCGGTGCTCGGCACGCAGGACGGCAGCGTCTGGGTAGGCACCTACGGCGAGGGCCTCCAGCGCTTCAGCCAGGGCCGGTTCCGCACGTACGGCCCCGAGTCGGGGTTCAACGCCCGGTCTGTGTTTGCGCTCTACGAGGATCGCGAGGGCGTGCTCTGGATCGGGACGCAAGAAGGCGTCTACCGCTTCGTCGACGACCAGTTTACGCTGATTTCGACGGAGCAGGGCTTGTCTAACAACCTCATCACGATTGTCTCCGAGGACAAGGCCGGCCGCACCCTTGTGGGCACCTATGAGGGCGGCGTCAACGTGCTGGAAGACGGCGCCGTGGTTGAGCAGATCACCGTCGAGCAGGGGCTCGAAAGCAACACCGTTCTCTCCCTGTATGCCGAGGAGCATGCGCTCTGGATCGGGACGCAGGGCGGCGGGCTAGCCCGCTACGACGGCGAGGTGCGCACGATCACCGCCCGAGACGGGCTCTACAGCGACGCCATCTTCGCGCTGCTGCCCGATGCTTCGGGTCAGCTCTGGATGACATCGAACACCGGCCTCGCCCGCGTCGCGCTGGACACCCTCCATGCGGTCGCCGACGGGATGCTCGCGAAGTTCGAGATGTCGACGTACGACAAGACCGACGGGCTCCGCAGCCCCGAGTTCAATGGAGGGGTGCAGCCCGCGGGCATCCGCGACGGCCAGGGTCGCCTCTGGCTGCCGTCGATTGCCGGCGCGGTCGTGTTCAACCCCGACTCGCTCCGCTACAACGAGCAGGCGCCTCCCGTCCACATCGAGCACTTCCTGGTCGACGACACCGAGATCAAGCAGACCTCACTCATCAAGGTCGCCTCCCGCTCGCAGCGCTTCGAGTTCGACTTCGCCGCAGCCACCTTCATCGCACCCGGCGCGGTGCGCTACCGCTATCAGCTCGAAGGCCTCGACGCGGATTGGATCGACGCGGAAGACCGCCGCAACGCGTTCTACACCAACCTGGAGCCGGGCTCGTATACGTTCCGGGTCATCGCGAGCAACAGCGACGGCGTCTGGAACGAGGAGGGCGACGCGCTCTCGTTCTACCTCGCCCCGCGGTATTTCCAGACGTGGTGGTTCCGGCTGCTCCTCGCGTTCGCGATCGTCGGCCTCATCTTCGGGTCGTCCGCCTTGCGCGTGCGCACCCTCAAGGCTCGCCACGACGCGCTAGAGCGGATGGTGACGTCCCGGACGGCCGAGCTCACCGACGCCAACGAGGCCCTGGCTGAGGCCAGCGAGACCAAGTCGCAGCTCATGCGCCTCGTGGCCCACGACCTCAAGAACCCGCTCGGAGGCGTTCGCGAGTTTGCCAAGGTCCTGCGCTCCGAGCTGTCTTCGGGGAGCGCTCCCGACATCACGTCGCACTCCGAGATCCTGGAGATGATCGAGTCGACGGCGGACCATGCCTTGGAGATGGTGACGCAGTTCCTCGACGTGGAGGCGCTGGAGAGCGGCCAGCTCGACTTCGCCCCGACCTCGGTGGATCTGGTGCGCATCAGTCAGGCGTCCCTCGACCGCTTCCTGTCGCAGGCCACGCGCAAGGGTCAGCGCCTGCACGCCCCCGGGTCGAGCGTCCCGCTCTACGTGCGCGCCGACCCGAACTGGCTCCCGGTTGTGCTCGACAACCTGGTCAGCAATGCCGTCAAGTACACGCCCCCCGAGCGCGACATCTGGGTAAGCATCTCCAAGTCGGAAGACACGGGCGTTCTGCGGGTGCGGGACGAAGGGCCGGGCCTCTCGGAGAGCGACCAAGCGAAGCTGTTCGGCAAGTTCCAGAAACTCACGGCTCAGCCTACCGGCGGCGAGAGCTCCACCGGGCTCGGCCTCTCGATCGTGAAGATGGTCGTGGAGGGACACGGGGGCCAGATCCGGGCGGAGAGCGAGCTCGGGCACGGGACTACCTTCATCGTGGAGTTTCCCCTCGCAGACCCGCCGGAGGACGCCGCCTCGACCTACGAACTCCCGGAGGAGGACCTCCGCCGGGCCAACTGGGTCGCAGCCATGCCGCAACGCAAGGCGTCGTCCGTCGAAGCAGGCGCAGCCGTCGCCGAGGCCGACGAGCTTGCGGACGAGTCAGACACACGGACGGGCACGTCCAGTGAGACGGCGGAGATGCCCCAGTTCGTGTCGTTCGACTCGCTGATCTAG
- a CDS encoding alpha/beta fold hydrolase: protein MRVLASLLLLVAAVALTFGCARLAPPIVSSDGTADCVLLLHGLGRTAASMTPVADALRAEGYHVVNAGYPSTEHSIDTLAARYVAPALRGGCRPAAYPARQIHVVTHSMGGILMRALAAQDGLPDNPVLSDNMGRVVMLAPPNQGSEVAEALKDWWLFQRTNGPAGVALGTTDSTPLALGPVPFETGVIAGTRSLDPWFALLFDGPHDGKVAVARAQVEGMVDFRTVAASHTFIMRHPDVLPDVLFFLEQGQFRPRTDPAP from the coding sequence ATGCGCGTCCTCGCCTCGCTCCTCCTGCTCGTCGCTGCTGTCGCGTTGACGTTTGGGTGCGCGCGGTTAGCGCCGCCCATCGTGTCGAGCGATGGGACGGCGGACTGTGTGCTGCTGCTGCACGGGCTCGGCCGCACGGCCGCGTCGATGACGCCGGTGGCCGACGCACTACGGGCCGAGGGCTACCACGTCGTCAACGCAGGCTACCCGTCCACTGAGCATTCCATCGACACGCTCGCGGCGCGCTATGTGGCGCCAGCGCTGCGCGGCGGATGCCGACCGGCGGCGTATCCCGCGCGTCAGATCCACGTCGTCACGCACTCGATGGGCGGCATCCTCATGCGGGCGCTCGCGGCCCAGGACGGTCTGCCCGACAACCCTGTCCTCTCTGACAACATGGGCCGCGTGGTCATGCTCGCTCCGCCAAACCAGGGTAGCGAGGTCGCCGAGGCGCTCAAGGACTGGTGGCTCTTCCAGCGTACCAACGGCCCTGCAGGCGTGGCCCTCGGTACCACCGACAGCACGCCGCTCGCGCTCGGGCCGGTACCGTTCGAGACGGGTGTGATCGCGGGCACGCGCAGCCTCGATCCCTGGTTTGCGCTGCTCTTCGACGGGCCGCACGACGGCAAGGTGGCGGTCGCGCGGGCGCAGGTCGAGGGCATGGTCGACTTCCGGACGGTTGCCGCCAGCCACACGTTCATCATGCGCCACCCCGATGTGCTGCCCGACGTCCTGTTCTTCTTGGAGCAAGGGCAGTTTCGACCGCGGACGGACCCCGCCCCGTAG